In Rosa chinensis cultivar Old Blush chromosome 1, RchiOBHm-V2, whole genome shotgun sequence, a genomic segment contains:
- the LOC112173002 gene encoding uncharacterized protein LOC112173002: MHPSDQEFTTFTTDKGLYCYNVIPFGLKNPGSTYQQLMNAMFAEQLGKIIEVYVDDMLVKSIKASRHVVNLRIIFAILFTYGMRFNPEKCFFGVTATSKSLKEYLAAVPLLSIPVQGEILYIYLAVSLSARHEWGGDKIHPLEQLALALIVASKCLRQYFQSHTIHVLTNQQLKQAMQNPEHSERLSKWAIELSEFDIEYKPQIAMNGQAVADFIAELTEPQGAPTLGPAEGNTTITTTEQPAPKQQSDWSLHVGGSASTKPCATGVIVTGPGGVNVEYALKFNFTASNNMAEYEAHIAGLLLAIDLGANSVNIFSDSQLVINQVNDINPSWIDEIIKYKLNGMMPTDKVRALQLKRRATHYNIKNGKLYCQGFTHPNLRCLIPAEGKAVLAMIHAGEYENHSGARSLANRTMPQGYL; the protein is encoded by the exons atgcaccctagTGACCAAGAGTTCACCACCTTCacaaccgacaagggcctatactgctacaatgtcattcCCTTCGGGTTGAAGAACCCTGGGTCAACATACCAGcagttgatgaacgccatgttcgcagaACAACTTGGCAAAATAatagaggtctacgtggacgacatgctagtcaagAGCATTAAGGCTAGCAGACACGTGGTaaacctcagaatcatattcgccatcCTCTTCACCTATGGTATGCGCTTCAATCCTGAAaagtgtttctttggcgtcaccgcca CATCCAAAAGCCTGAAAGAATActtggcggcagtcccacttcTCTCCATTCCTGTACAGGGTGAGATTCTCTACATCTACTTAGCGGTATCCttatcagcg aggcatgaatgggGTGGAGACAAGATACACCCCTTGGAGCAGCTCGCTCTTGCACTCATTGTCGCCTCTAAATGTCTCCGCCAATACTTTCAATCTCATACAATCCATGTCTTGACAAACCAACAGCTGAAACAAgcaatgcagaaccctgaacattccgAGCGCCTtagtaagtgggccattgagctcagcgaatttgacattgAGTACAAGCCACAAATCGCTATGAATGGCCAGGCGGTGGctgacttcattgctgagctcacggAGCCACAAGGTGCACCCACCCTAGGGCCAGCAGAGGGCAACACAACCATAACAACCACTGAGCAGCCAGCTCCCAAACAACAGTCAGACTGGAGTCTTCACGTCGGTGGCTCCGCCAGCACCAAGCCATGTGCCACTGGAGTTATAGTGACGGGGCCAGGAGGGGTGAACGTGGAGTACGcgttaaaattcaatttcacagcctcaaacaacatggcggaatatgaagcGCACATTgcaggcttactcctcgccatagaCTTAGGTGCtaacagtgtcaacatattcagcgactcccagctaGTCATCAACCAAGTCAATGACA TCAACCCTAGCTGGATCGATGAAATCATCAAGTACAAGCTCAATGGGATGATGCCAACAGACAAGGTCCGGGCACTGCAACTCAAGCGGAGGGCAACTCACTATAATATcaagaatggcaagctttactgcCAAGGATTCACTCATCCTAACCTCCGGTGTCTAATCCCAGCAGAGGGAAAGGCCGTTCTAGCAATGATACACGCCGGTGAATATGAAAACCACTCCGGCGCTAGAtctttggccaatcgcacaatgccaCAAGGCTACCTCTAG